One genomic window of Mucilaginibacter terrenus includes the following:
- a CDS encoding alpha-ketoacid dehydrogenase subunit alpha/beta, which translates to MIFDRKNIDNDGLITFYKKLLLPRLVEEKMLILLRQGRISKWFSGIGQEAIAVGSTLAMQPDEYILPMHRNLGVFTARNIPISRLMAQWQGKMSGFTRGRDRSFHFGTQEYKIVGMISHLGPQLALADGIALADKLSGQQKVTLVYTGEGATSEGDFHEALNIAAVWDLPVIFLVENNGYALSTPTNEQYRCEALADRAIGYGIEGRRINGNNILEVYDTVNELAQDMRRKPRPALLECMTFRMRGHEEASGTKYVPQHLFEEWRQHDPLDNFEQYLLDEQVLRKEWVPYLREEFTKLIDIEIEKVFNEPDIVPHAQTELNSVYRTYHKPEPKPYEVLSGKRYIDAISDGLRQSMRKYSNLVIMGQDIAEYGGAFKITQGFVEEFGKERVRNTPICESGIVGAAMGLALNGYKAVVEMQFADFVSSGFNQVVNNLAKTYYRWGQHVDVVIRMPTGAGTGAGPFHSQSNEAWFTKTPGLKVVYPAFPDDAKGLLMSAIEDPNPVMYFEHKYLYRSTTGNVPDDDHYVEIGKANIVRKGTKASIITYGLGVHWAMEYADNHPEQSIEILDLRSLQPWDKEAVEKTVMKTSKVLILHEDTLTSGFGGELAAYIGEHLFKYLDAPVMRCGSLDTPIPMNKALEDQFLAKARLEEFMARLLSF; encoded by the coding sequence ATGATTTTCGACCGTAAAAATATCGATAATGACGGTTTAATAACGTTTTACAAGAAACTATTATTGCCGCGTTTGGTCGAAGAGAAGATGCTGATCCTGCTGCGCCAGGGCCGCATATCCAAATGGTTCTCGGGTATTGGGCAGGAAGCTATTGCTGTAGGCAGTACGCTGGCCATGCAGCCTGATGAATACATCCTGCCCATGCACCGCAACTTGGGCGTATTTACCGCCCGAAATATCCCTATATCACGTTTAATGGCACAGTGGCAGGGCAAGATGTCCGGCTTTACACGGGGCCGCGATCGGTCTTTTCATTTTGGCACCCAGGAGTATAAGATAGTCGGGATGATCTCGCATTTGGGGCCGCAACTTGCCTTAGCTGACGGTATAGCACTGGCTGATAAACTTAGCGGGCAGCAGAAAGTGACATTGGTATACACCGGAGAAGGTGCCACCAGCGAAGGTGATTTCCACGAAGCACTTAATATCGCAGCGGTGTGGGATCTGCCCGTCATTTTTCTCGTAGAAAACAACGGCTATGCACTATCTACCCCTACTAACGAGCAATATCGGTGTGAAGCGTTAGCAGACCGGGCAATTGGTTATGGCATAGAGGGACGACGAATTAACGGTAACAACATATTGGAAGTTTATGATACTGTGAACGAACTGGCGCAGGATATGCGCCGGAAGCCGCGGCCGGCGTTGCTGGAGTGTATGACCTTCAGGATGCGCGGGCATGAAGAGGCATCCGGAACCAAGTATGTACCCCAGCACTTGTTTGAAGAGTGGCGGCAACATGATCCGCTGGATAATTTTGAGCAATACCTGCTGGATGAACAGGTACTCCGTAAGGAATGGGTGCCTTACCTGCGTGAGGAGTTCACAAAATTGATAGATATTGAGATAGAAAAGGTTTTTAACGAGCCTGATATTGTACCCCATGCTCAAACGGAGCTGAACTCAGTTTATCGTACGTATCACAAACCGGAACCTAAGCCGTATGAGGTACTATCAGGTAAAAGGTACATAGACGCTATTAGTGATGGACTAAGGCAAAGTATGCGGAAATACAGCAACCTGGTAATTATGGGGCAGGACATTGCTGAGTATGGTGGCGCATTTAAAATCACTCAGGGCTTTGTTGAAGAGTTTGGAAAAGAGCGGGTACGCAATACGCCAATCTGCGAGTCGGGTATTGTAGGTGCTGCCATGGGGCTTGCGCTAAATGGCTATAAGGCCGTGGTTGAAATGCAGTTTGCCGATTTTGTAAGCAGTGGGTTTAATCAGGTAGTAAACAATCTGGCAAAGACATACTATCGCTGGGGGCAGCATGTAGACGTGGTAATACGTATGCCTACCGGGGCGGGCACTGGTGCAGGGCCGTTTCATTCGCAATCCAACGAAGCCTGGTTTACTAAAACTCCCGGATTAAAAGTGGTATACCCGGCATTTCCTGATGATGCCAAAGGGCTGCTTATGTCGGCTATTGAAGATCCTAACCCGGTTATGTATTTTGAACATAAATATCTGTACCGTAGTACTACCGGCAATGTTCCGGACGATGATCACTATGTGGAGATAGGTAAGGCCAATATTGTAAGGAAGGGCACTAAAGCCAGTATTATCACCTACGGACTTGGCGTGCACTGGGCTATGGAGTATGCAGACAATCATCCGGAACAATCTATAGAGATATTGGATCTGCGGAGCTTGCAGCCGTGGGACAAAGAGGCGGTTGAAAAAACAGTAATGAAGACATCCAAAGTGCTGATATTGCATGAAGACACACTCACCAGCGGGTTCGGTGGTGAATTAGCTGCTTACATCGGTGAGCACTTGTTTAAATATCTTGACGCTCCTGTTATGCGCTGCGGAAGTCTTGACACGCCTATCCCTATGAACAAGGCACTGGAAGATCAATTCCTGGCAAAGGCCCGGTTGGAAGAGTTTATGGCCAGGTTACTCAGTTTTTAA
- a CDS encoding SprT-like domain-containing protein, protein MDKVKVLEKYLPPDAAPLIGRWIDYFKCEFKISRNRNSKFGDYRAPYGGKGHRISVNYDLNPYAFLVTTVHEFAHLHTWNEHKQKAKPHGTEWKSNFKRMMQPFFEKDVFPADIKQAITSYLNNPAASSCSDLTLYRSLRKYDAPKEDVHTVEKLRVNAVFKLKDGRVFRKGEKLRKRFKCVEVSSKRVYLFSPVAEVELIDG, encoded by the coding sequence TTGGATAAAGTAAAAGTTCTGGAAAAGTATCTTCCACCGGATGCGGCCCCTCTTATTGGCCGCTGGATAGATTACTTTAAATGTGAGTTTAAGATCTCCCGTAACCGTAACAGCAAATTTGGCGATTACCGTGCACCTTACGGTGGTAAGGGTCACCGCATATCTGTAAATTATGATCTTAATCCCTACGCTTTCCTGGTAACAACTGTACACGAGTTTGCGCATTTGCATACCTGGAACGAGCATAAGCAAAAAGCAAAGCCACACGGCACCGAATGGAAAAGCAACTTTAAGCGGATGATGCAGCCTTTTTTTGAAAAGGATGTCTTCCCAGCCGATATTAAGCAAGCGATCACAAGTTACCTTAACAATCCGGCTGCGTCCAGCTGTTCAGACCTTACACTTTATCGCTCCTTAAGAAAATACGACGCTCCGAAGGAAGATGTACATACCGTAGAAAAGCTGCGGGTAAATGCCGTTTTCAAGTTGAAGGACGGCAGGGTATTTCGCAAGGGAGAAAAGCTGCGCAAACGGTTTAAATGCGTAGAGGTAAGCAGCAAGCGGGTATACCTGTTCAGCCCTGTTGCCGAGGTGGAATTAATTGATGGTTAA
- the feoB gene encoding ferrous iron transport protein B, with protein MKVDIRVALVGNPNTGKSTLFNALTGLNQKIGNFPGVTVDKKVGFSQLPDGRKAEIVDLPGTYSLYPKSRDESIVFSVLADKDSELTPDMVVIILDATNLKRNLLLYTQVADLKIPVIIALNMMDMAKKANIQIDINLLSARLGVPVVPVSARKSEGIDELKKAISYVSKFALQVDTIDVRALAPALIDDIAEEINTDNPYFALQLAHQHETLKFLKPQQSDRIEELEKKHNFHSQKAQATETIARYNYINDVLYDTVKTPETAHEESISNKIDRVLTHKVFGFLIFIGVLLFMFQSIFAWSAYPMSLIEDLFVWLEGILRNVLPAGPVADLLIDGVVAGLSGVLVFIPQIAILFAFISILEDTGYMARVTFMMDKIMRKVGLNGKSVVPLIGGFACAVPSIMSTRTIENWKDRMITIMVTPLITCSARLPVYVLLISLVVPNRNIWWLFNLQGLALTGMYLLSLVSAIVVAFVMKYILKARERGYFIMELPVYRMPRWNNVLLSMYDRAKTFVLEAGKVIIAVSVILWVLSSYGPGDRFQKIEQKYSAPKYTGNVKPDELNRIISSEKLENSYAGVLGHAIEPAIKPLGFDWKIGISLITSFAAREVFVGTMATIYSVEGDADRIDSVQDKMRNARNPQTGKPVFTMAVAFSLMMFYAFAMQCASTVAVVYRETKNWRWPAAQFLYMTVLAYGAAFLVYTLLK; from the coding sequence TTGAAAGTTGATATAAGAGTAGCGCTCGTAGGCAATCCCAATACCGGTAAATCAACACTTTTTAACGCCCTAACGGGCCTTAACCAAAAAATAGGCAATTTCCCTGGCGTTACTGTTGATAAGAAAGTGGGCTTTTCTCAATTGCCTGATGGCCGCAAGGCCGAAATAGTAGATCTTCCCGGAACATACAGTCTTTATCCCAAAAGCCGCGACGAATCTATTGTATTTAGCGTTTTAGCTGATAAAGATTCGGAATTAACGCCTGACATGGTGGTCATCATCCTTGATGCTACCAATCTTAAACGTAACCTGCTGCTATATACGCAGGTAGCTGACCTTAAAATACCTGTAATAATCGCGCTTAACATGATGGATATGGCAAAGAAAGCTAATATCCAGATTGATATTAATCTACTGTCGGCAAGGCTTGGAGTGCCTGTTGTACCGGTTTCTGCACGTAAAAGCGAAGGCATAGATGAACTGAAAAAAGCAATCTCATATGTAAGCAAGTTTGCACTACAGGTAGATACTATTGATGTACGCGCGCTGGCACCAGCATTAATTGATGATATAGCTGAGGAGATAAATACAGACAACCCCTACTTTGCTTTGCAGCTGGCGCACCAGCACGAAACGCTGAAGTTTCTTAAACCGCAGCAGAGCGACCGGATAGAGGAACTGGAGAAAAAACATAATTTCCATTCGCAAAAAGCTCAGGCAACTGAAACCATAGCGCGGTACAACTACATCAACGATGTACTGTACGATACCGTTAAAACACCCGAAACAGCTCACGAAGAAAGCATAAGCAATAAAATAGACCGTGTACTCACACACAAAGTTTTCGGCTTTTTAATATTCATTGGGGTACTGCTGTTCATGTTCCAGTCCATCTTTGCGTGGTCGGCTTATCCCATGTCGCTCATCGAAGATCTATTTGTGTGGTTAGAAGGCATACTGCGGAACGTTTTACCAGCAGGCCCGGTAGCGGATTTGCTTATAGACGGTGTAGTTGCCGGTTTAAGCGGAGTACTGGTATTTATTCCCCAGATAGCTATACTGTTTGCATTTATCTCTATCCTTGAGGACACCGGCTATATGGCCCGCGTAACGTTCATGATGGATAAGATCATGCGTAAGGTAGGCCTTAATGGCAAATCTGTTGTGCCGTTAATAGGAGGCTTTGCCTGTGCGGTGCCTTCTATTATGAGTACGCGTACAATAGAGAACTGGAAAGACAGGATGATAACCATAATGGTTACGCCGCTTATAACCTGCTCGGCACGCTTGCCAGTTTACGTATTGCTGATATCTCTTGTAGTGCCAAACCGAAACATTTGGTGGTTGTTTAACTTACAAGGGCTTGCGCTAACAGGCATGTACCTGCTCAGCCTGGTATCGGCTATAGTAGTAGCATTTGTAATGAAGTATATTTTAAAAGCGCGTGAGCGTGGATACTTTATTATGGAGCTGCCCGTGTATCGTATGCCGCGGTGGAACAACGTGTTGCTTTCTATGTACGATCGTGCTAAGACCTTTGTGCTAGAAGCCGGCAAAGTTATAATTGCAGTATCTGTTATCCTTTGGGTATTATCTTCTTACGGACCGGGCGACCGCTTCCAAAAGATTGAACAAAAGTACAGCGCGCCCAAATATACCGGCAACGTGAAACCTGACGAACTGAACCGGATTATCTCATCAGAAAAACTCGAAAACTCTTATGCCGGCGTATTAGGGCATGCAATAGAGCCGGCAATAAAGCCGCTTGGCTTCGACTGGAAAATAGGCATATCGCTAATTACATCATTTGCGGCACGCGAGGTTTTCGTAGGAACAATGGCTACCATTTACAGTGTGGAAGGTGATGCCGACCGAATAGATTCTGTACAGGACAAAATGCGGAACGCCCGTAATCCGCAAACAGGCAAACCGGTGTTTACAATGGCAGTAGCGTTCTCCCTGATGATGTTTTATGCTTTTGCCATGCAATGTGCCAGCACAGTTGCCGTGGTTTACCGCGAAACAAAAAACTGGCGCTGGCCGGCCGCACAGTTCCTGTACATGACCGTATTGGCTTATGGGGCTGCATTTTTGGTATATACCCTTCTAAAATAA
- a CDS encoding FeoA family protein gives MNLSELSVGEAGTVKEFTDLEMSVKLMEMGCLPGEKITVARVAPLGDPIAIHVSGYQLSLRKFEASTIILQ, from the coding sequence ATGAATTTATCAGAACTTTCAGTAGGAGAAGCAGGTACAGTAAAAGAGTTTACTGACCTTGAAATGTCTGTTAAACTAATGGAAATGGGCTGCCTGCCCGGAGAAAAGATAACTGTAGCACGGGTAGCTCCACTTGGTGACCCTATTGCTATTCACGTTTCCGGCTATCAATTAAGTTTGCGCAAATTCGAAGCGTCAACAATAATTTTGCAGTAG